In Rhinatrema bivittatum chromosome 17, aRhiBiv1.1, whole genome shotgun sequence, one genomic interval encodes:
- the RPS13 gene encoding 40S ribosomal protein S13, producing MGRMHAPGKGLSQSALPYRRSVPTWLKLTSDDVKEQIYKLAKKGLTPSQIGVILRDSHGVAQVRFVTGNKILRILKSKGLAPDLPEDLYHLIKKAVAVRKHLERNRKDKDAKFRLILIESRIHRLARYYKTKRVLPPNWKYESSTASALVA from the exons ATGGGTCGCATGCACGCTCCGGG AAAGGGCTTGTCCCAGTCAGCTTTGCCTTACAGACGTAGTGTGCCAACA TGGCTGAAACTTACTTCTGATGATGTCAAAGAACAGATTTACAAGCTGGCAAAGAAGGGCCTGACTCCCTCGCAGATTG GTGTAATTCTCAGGGATTCTCATGGTGTTGCCCAAGTTCGCTTCGTTACTGGCAACAAGATCCTAAGAATCCTGAAGTCCAAGGGACTTGCCCCAGACCTTCCTGAAGATCTCTACCATCTCATCAAGAAGGCTGTAGCTGTTCGCAAACATCTTGAGAGAAACCGTAAG GATAAAGATGCTAAATTCCGTCTGATTTTGATTGAAAGCAGAATTCATAGGCTAGCCCGCTATTACAAGACTAAGAGAGTTCTTCCTCCCAACTGGAAATA